The sequence ACCCTCAGTGGTTGCTTTTTTACAAGAAGCTCCCCTTGAAAGTGACCGAGAGGCTCCGCTACAGTCCTCAGAGCGGTGCCGCCTCTTAAAGCGGGGATGAGCAGCTAggcttctttgttccttctgttgttgctgttcctcctcctcttccgtATCTGTCTTGGAACCATTAGAAGCACTTTTGTGCCGTACCTTGACCTTGCTCTGCATTTCCGTGGCCCTCTTTGGAGGCGGGTTCTTGGGCAAGGTGGCTGCGTAATCCTGGGGGTAGAAAGGACCAAAGAGGTCACCCATGTTACGATAGCTGGCCCATTTGCCACACAGGCAGCAAACCAGATGCCCCAAGACAGAAGACTCTGTTACTACAGGGCCCTGCAGCATGAAAGTTGAGGTGGGCAGCACTTTGCTCTCCACATTGCTGGGAGGGGGTGTCGAAGACCTCTGTCCTTTCCGGCCTCTCACCAATTTgttctgctcctcttcctccgcGTTAATGATTGTGCACACAGCGCCTAATTCACACTTGTTTACCACGTGGATGTAAGGGAAAAAGGACTTATTCTTGGAGTCAGTTTTATCTACAGACTGGGTAGCGTATTTGAGCTTGATCTCTGGTTCTTGAGGCTCCACGATCGGAGCAGCCCGCCTAGGCTTCCGCTTCCGCGGCTGTGCTGCAGGTTTTCGCCTCTCCCTCCGCTGCCTCTTCGGTTTCGGCTCGCCACCACCTACCCCTTCTGCAGACTGCGGAGGTACAggtgggggcggcgggggtgggggcagttgttgctgctgttgctgctgctgctgctgttgctgctgttgttgctgctgcttcttctgcttgTTCACGCTCCCAATCGGcctcccctttttctttccagagggAAAATATCCCTTTGGAGGGAAACCATCTGGCTTGGGCGAAATGTTTGTCACATCTCCGTCTTTTTCCTCAGCCTTTGGGTTTGGTTCAGAAGTAAACACACCGGAAGGGGAAATTGTTTTTGAGTCTGGAAAGGCCAGAGCTCCAGCTCCGCTTACAGAGCCATCGGGCCTTCCCTGACCGCCTGACTTCTGAGAAGGTGGCGCTGCCGCGCCGGATCCTGCTCCTTCTTTACTAACGCTGGCAGTTTCAGGGGTCTCTTTCTTGGTTTTATCATCCTCGTTGCTCTGCCACTCTTCTGAGGCCCGTGGGAGAGTTATTTCGCTAGCTGTATCCTGGCTCGCTGACCCCACTTGATCTGAAAgcatctctccttttctcttctcagcCTCTGGCCCGTGTCCAGCCATGCTTCCTCCTTCAGGCCCGCTCTTAAGGGACAGGATGTCATCAAGAGTGACGGTATCTGCACCGCTTTCAGCACTGTTGGTGGAAACGCTTCTCCTAATATTGGGAGATGTGATTTTTTGAACGATAGCTTCCAGTTTTAATCCTCGCCCCTTTCTTGGGGGCAGTATTTTGGTCTTAGCCGGGCTTGTGAGGGAAACAGCAGGGCAATTCCTGCTATCAGGACTTGGCAGGTCCTTGAAGGAATCTCCCTTTCCAACTGGCTTGCCAACATCTTGGCTTTGAGATGAATGGGCATAGGAATTGTAGGTTTTATCAGCTCCTTCTTTTGCTGAAGTCATCATTCGCCCTCTATCTTCACTGCCACTGTTCTTCATATCCTGTGGCTGTCTTTTGGTAGGGATAGGCGAGATGAAAGAACGGACTCTCCTCCTCATAATTAAGGGATTTTGAGGAGACTGGTCTTCCTGGCCAGGGAGCCTGAGCATGGCATTACTAGGCTTGGGCAAATCTGAAGATTCCTCTCGTCTATGCCCATCGCTGTCTTGAGGGCAAAACCTTTTTTGGTTGGCTGCTCCTAGAGGGCCGCTGCTTTTGGCAGGAGAAGTTTGCCGAGAGAGGTCCCAACCAGACTCGTGTTGCTGCAACTTCTGGTTACCGTGCTTCAGGTCGGCGCACTTGCTCTGAGCACTGTCGCTCCCCATAACGCAGCGCCCGGGCTCCTGGCTTCCAGTATCGTGATAAGAGCTGCCTTGAAGGTACATCATTCCATCCTTGTCATTTTTCAAGGGACTCCTTACCCTGTCCAGAAACTGCTGTTGTCTTGGGCTCTTCCTTGCTCCTTCCTGtctgtgctgagctgcagcaatCACACCCTGAGCAGCGCTGCTCGCCCAATCTTTGTATTCTTCTTGCTGTTGCTGGTATATCTGTCTTTTGTAATGATACTGGGAATTTAAACTCTGGTTCGGGTCACCGAAAGCGTGAGGCCTGGCATTTGCGTGATATGCTGCAGCCAAAGACGAGCCTTCTGAATTCTGAGGGTAAGCAGAATGCAAGGAACCCCTGTTAACTCTTTCAGATAGTGTCATGTGGGGGTTCATGTGGTGCAGATCTGCTCCCGGGCCCCTGCTTCTGCCTGGTGACATTTTCAGCTTATCAGCAAGATCGTGATACTGAGAAGGTGATTTCCCCCTGCTGCTTCCAGTCCTGCCAGGTGCTCGTCTCATCTGTGTCGACCTGCTCTCCTGCTGAGGAATGTAGTCTGGAGCAGAATCGGAGACCGCAGCTCCAGGGCTAGCATTGCCTCGGAAAGATTCGTGCTTGATGCCAGCAGGATGACAATGGTCTcctgtctttttattattaagaCTAGCTGAGCTCTTTGACTGTTCAaaatcttcttttttatttgcccACTGTgagctttcatttttgtttccatggATACTATGCCACCGGGGAGTATTACCGACTGGCTTAAGCCAGGGGCAAGACGTTCGCTCCTTCCACTTCTGGCCTCAGGACCCATGTGCCCCATGGGGTGAGGACCGGGATCTCTGACAAGCTGCCTTAATGGAGATATGTCACAGATCACCGATCTCCTCTCTGAAAGCGCTCCCCCTTCATGGGCAGAAGACTGAGACTCCACCTCAAACTTTCTAGCAAGAGGATAATCAGCtagatttatttgtttcatgTCAGGAGCTGCGCTGCTAGACTTCCTATCCCAGGGACCCCAGTGAGGGCCTTCCAGGAGAGACCCCATGCTTTTATTTAAGAGGCCTCTATTGGTCAATTCATTGGTTTGACTGATTAAGATGTTGGGCCTCATGGCTCCCTCCAAACTCCCAGCCATCCCAGAATGCTCCTGTGCATTCCTAGAATACCTCCTGTCTGGATGATGGTGGTAACCCTGTAAGACCTCCTGTAGGAGGCTGGGAAACTTCTCATTCCGGCTTTTGCGCTCACTGTGCCCGGGAAAATCCCCTTTTTCTTGGCCAGAAGGGTACTGCGGAAAGCCGCCGATATTTCTCTGTATACCTGCCGCTATGTTATCCTTGTAACTGTATCTTAAACTGCCAGGAGATTTGGAAGGTTCTGTTCTCGCAGGGAAGTTTGACCCAACAACCGCGTGGCCAGGCTGGCTGTTCCCCTCTCCATTGTGGTTAGTGTTATCTCCACTTTTGCTCCCTTTGCTTCCTCCTTGAGCTTCTGGCTGCGGCCCTGCGTGCCCAGATTCTTTTGTACCACCACTAGCGCTAGCTGGAGCCTGCGGGGCTGTAGAAGCATCATCTTGTGCAGGTTTCTCTTGTCCACCTGACTTTTCTACTCTTCCTGTCATGGCTTCCCGGGAGACAATCACTCCAACTGCCTTTTCGTTCACTTTTGGGGCATTTTCCACTGCCACTACAGCCTCCTTCCCATCAGGGGAGGCCACATCCTCCCTAGctgcggggctggtgctgagtTTTGATGGCTCGTTCTGAGAGCCTTGTGCTGGTGAGGAGTTGGATCTCTCTAAGTTACCCCCTTTGTAGGTGGTGTCTGAGCTCGTGCTCTGCCCACTCAGCTGTCTCACCCTTTCCCCGTGGTCCTCGGAACTACTGGAACAGCCCCCATCAAGGGACTCTGCCAGGGGAGACTtgagctgctcctctgcctggGAGGAGCCTTCTGAGTTTGTGCAGCTATCAGCCTTCTTTGAAGAGGATGACCTTTTGgaactttttttctgaggtgCCAAGGCATCCGAAAGCAACATGTGCTGGACTGTGTTGGGCAGGTTGGCCACTTGAGAGCTTAGAGCACTCAGGCTACTCAGCCCGGGATCTGtgagccttttctcctgcagtccttccagcccaaacccctTGAAACCCCCTGCGTGAGCATTGGGGCTCGGCATCATAGATGGTGTGGGACTAAGCTGAGGCATCATCTGCAGGATTCGGTTTCTAGAACCCATGGACATGTTGCCTTGCCCGCACTGGAGATTTTCTCCACCCGGCATGAGGGGAGAAGGGGTGGAGCTGCAGCTTGGGGACTGAACCACAGATGCAGCAGGAGATGGGTTAGAGATCGGACTGAAGTTCTGGTGGAACTGCATCGGTGACCTTACAGGAACTTCAGTTTGGCTGTACTGTCCCACTTGACTTTGAAGAGAGAGCTTGGAGGCAGCGTTTGAATACTGCATTACGTGCTGAGGCgggtgctgttgctgctgcccctgctgcccgCTTTGGGGCAGCTTAGACTGCTCAAAGCCTTTCATCGGCTGAGTCTGAAAGCTGTAGTTTGACTGGGTCCCGTACGCCTGTGCATTGGAACCCACGGCATGGCCTTCGTACTGCGACCCAGAATTCACGCTGTAGCTTCCGTCGTAATTCTGTCCTGACTGGCCAAAACGCTGCggggaggggaaagaggaggaggaggacgacgaAGGCGGCTGGTAGTGTTGGCTGAACTGACCCACTCGTAACTGGTAGccagaagcagaggaaggcagggtAGACGGACGCTGCATCGGCTGCAAGTGCGAGGTGCTAGAAGCAGACTGGCTGGAAGCCTGGGGCAAGGGCTGATGAGACTGGTAGATCTGCTGTCTCAGCTgctgcacctgctgctgctgactaGAAGCCTGCTGCTGATACTGGGCGCTCCCCGGAGAGAAAGGACCGGTATAGTCCTGCTGATAGTGGGATACGCCCCCGAGGGTTGAATGCTGTGTTTGGAACTGGCCCACGTGTCCCTCGCTCCCATACTGACTCCCAAAACTACTCCCTTGAGGGGGCCCATAGCTCTGTACTGGTCCAGAAGGCCTGCGCTGAggcggctgctgccctcctgacGCCACTGGATCTTTGTTGGCAGCCATATAGTAAAACTCTCctgcttcttttctgaaacCTTGGTAGCTCTGATGGCCAGAGCTCTCACCAGGCATTGCTGTCgaggctcctgctgctccacgACGTCCACTGCCGGCGCCTCCTCCAAAGCTCTGGAACATCTGGGCCTGCTGGCGGGGGCTGAACTCTTCCAGTCGGGAGGAACCGTGCACTTCCTGCGGGTAGCTCTGCTGGTTTCCGTGGTAACTACTTTGCTCCCGAAAGGACTGCATgctgttcagcagcagagcGACAGCTCGAAAGCCCTCctaaaggggagaaaaaaagaaaaaaaggtatagCATCCACATCTCCCAGTCACGTCAACAGCGCTGCTCAGTTTCACTGTTTTATCCCCTCCGCTCCCACCTTTCAGTCATTCTAGGGAGCAGAAGTGGCAGGAGGCACTACTTCCCAGGAAAATGCAAGTTTGTAGCCTACCACCAGCTGGAGCACGTTTTCAGCATTAGTATTTCCCTGCAGTCAGTCACTAACGGGGTCTGTTTACACGCAGAGACAAACTTCCAGCAGTGTTTTGCTCAGCAAAGGAGGAGAGCAGCGCTCATCCCCCAGCTATTCCCTATGACTAATGCTGGGAGTAATCAACTATTTTGCTACTATGTGGAAAGATTTAACAAGAAGAATCATGGAACAGTCTCAAACCACCCTTGAAACAATTTCCAAAGGCCTACCCTTCGCTCAAAGAGCTCGATTACACTTGAGATAGAGCTGACTAAAGCTCCAACCAAGATATTCCAGGGAATAGGGCCTACGGGAACCTGCGGAAAAACTGGCACCAGCACGCTCAAAGACATCTCCTCCTGACTCCTCCGGTGAGGCTTTTAGGTGAAAACCAACAAAGCAAGACAACAAATATCCTCATCCTCCCCCAACACCcgctttgttttaaaagacgGGAAGTCAGAACCAGCCCACTCTACTTGACCAAAGGTGTCTACAATTTCATCCTCAGGACTTCAGTACGATAAACACAAtagaaaacaacacaacaaacaaaTGATAAAAGCATGTTGTTCCTGAGACCTCGCAGCTTTCCCTTCCTGAAAACAAGCTGGATAAATCCACCTGGAGAGACTACTTTCTTTAAGTAAACGCTAAGACAACGTGCACACTTTTCCAGGAGACCCA comes from Anser cygnoides isolate HZ-2024a breed goose chromosome 1, Taihu_goose_T2T_genome, whole genome shotgun sequence and encodes:
- the TCF20 gene encoding LOW QUALITY PROTEIN: transcription factor 20 (The sequence of the model RefSeq protein was modified relative to this genomic sequence to represent the inferred CDS: inserted 1 base in 1 codon), producing MQSFREQSSYHGNQQSYPQEVHGSSRLEEFSPRQQAQMFQSFGGGAGSGRRGAAGASTAMPGESSGHQSYQGFRKEAGEFYYMAANKDPVASGGQQPPQRRPSGPVQSYGPPQGSSFGSQYGSEGHVGQFQTQHSTLGGVSHYQQDYTGPFSPGSAQYQQQASSQQQQVQQLRQQIYQSHQPLPQASSQSASSTSHLQPMQRPSTLPSSASGYQLRVGQFSQHYQPPSSSSSSSFPSPQRFGQSGQNYDGSYSVNSGSQYEGHAVGSNAQAYGTQSNYSFQTQPMKGFEQSKLPQSGQQGQQQQHPPQHVMQYSNAASKLSLQSQVGQYSQTEVPVRSPMQFHQNFSPISNPSPAASVVQSPSCSSTPSPLMPGGENLQCGQGNMSMGSRNRILQMMPQLSPTPSMMPSPNAHAGGFKGFGLEGLQEKRLTDPGLSSLSALSSQVANLPNTVQHMLLSDALAPQKKSSKRSSSSKKADSCTNSEGSSQAEEQLKSPLAESLDGGCSSSSEDHGERVRQLSGQSTSSDTTYKGGNLERSNSSPAQGSQNEPSKLSTSPAAREDVASPDGKEAVVAVENAPKVNEKAVGVIVSREAMTGRVEKSGGQEKPAQDDASTAPQAPASASGGTKESGHAGPQPEAQGGSKGSKSGDNTNHNGEGNSQPGHAVVGSNFPARTEPSKSPGSLRYSYKDNIAAGIQRNIGGFPQYPSGQEKGDFPGHSERKSRNEKFPSLLQEVLQGYHHHPDRRYSRNAQEHSGMAGSLEGAMRPNILISQTNELTNRGLLNKSMGSLLEGPHWGPWDRKSSSAAPDMKQINLADYPLARKFEVESQSSAHEGGALSERRSVICDISPLRQLVRDPGPHPMGHMGPEARSGRSERLAPGLSQSVILPGGIVSMETKMKAHSGQIKXEDFEQSKSSASLNNKKTGDHCHPAGIKHESFRGNASPGAAVSDSAPDYIPQQESRSTQMRRAPGRTGSSRGKSPSQYHDLADKLKMSPGRSRGPGADLHHMNPHMTLSERVNRGSLHSAYPQNSEGSSLAAAYHANARPHAFGDPNQSLNSQYHYKRQIYQQQQEEYKDWASSAAQGVIAAAQHRQEGARKSPRQQQFLDRVRSPLKNDKDGMMYLQGSSYHDTGSQEPGRCVMGSDSAQSKCADLKHGNQKLQQHESGWDLSRQTSPAKSSGPLGAANQKRFCPQDSDGHRREESSDLPKPSNAMLRLPGQEDQSPQNPLIMRRRVRSFISPIPTKRQPQDMKNSGSEDRGRMMTSAKEGADKTYNSYAHSSQSQDVGKPVGKGDSFKDLPSPDSRNCPAVSLTSPAKTKILPPRKGRGLKLEAIVQKITSPNIRRSVSTNSAESGADTVTLDDILSLKSGPEGGSMAGHGPEAEKRKGEMLSDQVGSASQDTASEITLPRASEEWQSNEDDKTKKETPETASVSKEGAGSGAAAPPSQKSGGQGRPDGSVSGAGALAFPDSKTISPSGVFTSEPNPKAEEKDGDVTNISPKPDGFPPKGYFPSGKKKGRPIGSVNKQKKQQQQQQQQQQQQQQQQQLPPPPPPPPVPPQSAEGVGGGEPKPKRQRRERRKPAAQPRKRKPRRAAPIVEPQEPEIKLKYATQSVDKTDSKNKSFFPYIHVVNKCELGAVCTIINAEEEEQNKLVRGRKGQRSSTPPPSNVESKVLPTSTFMLQGPVVTESSVLGHLVCCLCGKWASYRNMGDLFGPFYPQDYAATLPKNPPPKRATEMQSKVKVRHKSASNGSKTDTEEEEEQQQQKEQRSLAAHPRFKRRHRSEDCSGASRSLSRGASCKKATTEGGSGGEKTPLDSKPSMPTSEGGTELELQIPELPLDSNEFWVHEGCILWANGIYLVCGRLYGLQEAVEIAREMKCSHCQEPGATLGCYNKGCSFRYHYPCAIDADCLLNEENFSVRCPKHKNKMVKGSLSTEQSERG